One genomic segment of Bacteroidales bacterium includes these proteins:
- a CDS encoding endonuclease has product MKQYNNVIYIYPDNVGFFSKTPKIFILLLIILLSFEVIYSQKIKDYEFMRGDMRIMFYNVENLFDIFDDTLKNDEAFTPDGVRYWNKGRYYKKINNISKVITAIGQWELPEVIGLCEIENRKVLEDLIKKTALKKYPYRIIHKESPDNRGIDVGFIYRKDKFNPIEYEAIRVNFPFDENRPTRDILYVKGYNNYKDTLHFFVNHWPSRWGGQLETDRKRIFVASVLKHKVDSLFNSDIDPKIIIMGDLNDYPDNTSVLKTLDANINFENINSEELYNLAYFLQEIKRKGTHKYDGEWGVLDQIIISGSLLNNENKIYMTVDDAHVFDAPFLLEEDKHFIGKKPFRTYIGFKFHDGYSDHLPVYIDLHKN; this is encoded by the coding sequence ATGAAACAATATAACAATGTAATATATATATATCCTGACAATGTCGGCTTTTTTTCAAAAACTCCGAAAATATTTATTTTATTATTAATAATTCTTTTATCGTTCGAGGTAATTTATTCCCAAAAAATAAAAGATTATGAATTTATGCGCGGTGATATGAGAATCATGTTTTACAACGTTGAAAATCTTTTTGATATTTTTGATGATACACTTAAAAATGATGAAGCTTTTACTCCGGATGGAGTTCGTTATTGGAATAAGGGCAGATATTATAAAAAAATTAACAATATTTCAAAAGTAATAACTGCAATTGGTCAATGGGAACTTCCGGAAGTTATTGGATTATGTGAGATTGAAAACAGAAAAGTATTGGAAGATTTGATAAAAAAAACTGCATTAAAGAAGTACCCGTATCGAATCATTCACAAAGAATCTCCCGATAACAGAGGAATTGATGTTGGTTTCATTTATCGAAAAGATAAGTTTAATCCGATTGAATATGAGGCAATAAGAGTAAACTTCCCGTTTGATGAAAACAGACCTACACGTGATATTCTTTATGTTAAAGGATATAATAATTATAAAGATACATTACATTTTTTTGTAAATCACTGGCCTTCAAGATGGGGTGGCCAATTAGAAACAGACAGAAAAAGAATTTTTGTGGCATCAGTTTTAAAACATAAAGTTGATTCATTATTTAATAGTGATATTGACCCGAAAATTATCATAATGGGTGATCTTAATGATTATCCGGATAATACTAGCGTACTGAAAACATTGGATGCTAATATTAATTTTGAAAATATAAATTCTGAAGAATTATATAATTTAGCCTATTTTTTGCAAGAAATTAAAAGAAAAGGAACACATAAATATGACGGTGAATGGGGTGTTCTTGACCAAATCATTATTTCAGGTTCACTATTGAATAATGAGAACAAAATATATATGACAGTTGATGATGCACATGTTTTTGATGCACCTTTTCTTCTCGAAGAAGATAAACATTTCATCGGTAAAAAACCATTCAGAACATACATAGGATTTAAATTTCATGACGGATACAGTGATCATTTACCGGTTTACATTGATCTTCATAAAAATTAA
- a CDS encoding four helix bundle protein has protein sequence MSFNKVKRFEDLIVWQKARILAKEVYILSKRKGISEDFGLKKQILNSSGSIPDNIAEGFERNGNKEYKQFLSIAKGSAGELRSQFYRIYDREILNEEEFNYFKNSVVEISKMLNSMMNIISSSNFKGTKYK, from the coding sequence ATGAGTTTTAATAAAGTTAAAAGATTTGAAGATTTAATTGTTTGGCAAAAAGCAAGAATTTTAGCAAAAGAGGTTTATATACTATCAAAAAGAAAGGGAATTAGTGAGGATTTTGGTCTTAAAAAACAAATTTTAAATTCAAGTGGTTCAATTCCTGATAATATTGCAGAAGGTTTTGAAAGAAACGGTAATAAAGAATACAAACAATTTTTATCAATAGCAAAAGGATCAGCCGGAGAACTTCGTTCTCAATTCTACAGAATATATGACAGAGAAATTCTTAATGAAGAAGAATTCAATTATTTTAAAAATTCAGTTGTTGAAATCAGTAAAATGCTTAACAGCATGATGAATATAATCTCAAGTTCAAATTTTAAAGGAACAAAATACAAATAA
- the guaA gene encoding glutamine-hydrolyzing GMP synthase, producing the protein MPDKIIILDFGSQYTRLIARKIRELNVYCEVYPYDHFPEIDESVKGVILSGSPLSVRGKNAPIPDLSLITGLKPLLGICYGAQYLAHNYGGKVTSSEYREYGRANLKYINNKSPVFKDIKINTQVWMSHADTIVKIPENFEITAKTEDIEVAAFKVKNENTYGLQFHPEVYHTTDGQKILKNFVVDVCKAKQDWTSDSFIDSTVKNLKSILRDDKVVLGLSGGVDSTVAGVLLDKAIGKNMTCIFVDNGLLRKNEFQDVLKSYEILGLNVTGVDAKNEFYEALKGISDPEQKRKAIGKKFIDIFDKEAAKLEDIKWLAQGTIYPDVIESVSVKGPSATIKSHHNVGGLPDFMKLKIVEPLRLLFKDEVRRVGKALNIPKEFIGRHPFPGPGLGIRILGDITPEKVTILQDADDIYINELKDSGLYDDVWQAATILLPVKSVGVMGDERTYESTVVLRAVGSTDGMTADWSHLPHEFLAKVSNKIINRVKGINRVVYDISSKPPATIEWE; encoded by the coding sequence ATGCCTGACAAAATAATAATTTTAGATTTCGGATCACAATATACAAGGCTAATTGCAAGAAAAATTCGTGAACTTAATGTTTATTGTGAAGTATATCCGTACGATCATTTTCCTGAAATTGATGAGTCCGTCAAGGGAGTTATCTTATCAGGCAGTCCGTTGTCTGTCAGAGGCAAAAATGCTCCAATACCCGATCTGTCACTAATTACGGGTTTAAAGCCCTTACTTGGTATATGTTACGGAGCTCAATATTTAGCACATAATTACGGTGGTAAAGTAACTTCCTCGGAATACAGAGAATACGGCAGAGCAAATTTAAAATACATAAATAATAAAAGCCCTGTTTTTAAAGATATTAAAATTAATACTCAAGTTTGGATGTCACATGCCGACACTATTGTGAAAATTCCGGAAAACTTTGAGATTACAGCAAAAACAGAAGATATTGAAGTAGCTGCATTTAAAGTTAAAAATGAAAATACCTACGGATTGCAGTTTCATCCTGAAGTATATCATACAACAGACGGACAAAAAATATTGAAGAATTTTGTTGTTGATGTTTGCAAAGCAAAACAAGATTGGACTTCGGATTCTTTTATTGATTCAACTGTTAAAAATTTGAAGTCAATTCTGCGAGATGATAAAGTTGTATTAGGTTTATCGGGAGGTGTTGATTCAACAGTAGCGGGAGTTCTTCTTGACAAAGCAATCGGGAAGAACATGACTTGCATTTTTGTAGATAACGGCTTATTGAGAAAAAATGAATTTCAAGATGTACTTAAGTCATATGAAATTCTCGGTTTAAATGTAACAGGTGTTGATGCAAAAAATGAATTCTATGAAGCATTAAAAGGAATATCTGATCCTGAACAGAAGAGAAAAGCAATCGGAAAAAAATTTATTGATATTTTTGATAAAGAAGCTGCAAAATTAGAAGACATTAAATGGTTAGCACAAGGAACAATATATCCCGATGTTATTGAATCTGTTTCTGTTAAAGGTCCTTCGGCAACAATTAAATCGCATCATAATGTAGGAGGATTACCGGATTTTATGAAATTAAAGATTGTTGAGCCTTTAAGATTACTTTTTAAAGATGAAGTAAGAAGAGTAGGTAAAGCATTAAATATTCCCAAAGAGTTTATAGGCAGACATCCGTTTCCCGGTCCCGGCCTCGGGATAAGAATTCTTGGTGATATTACTCCTGAAAAAGTTACAATATTGCAAGATGCTGATGATATTTATATCAATGAATTAAAAGATTCAGGTTTATACGATGATGTTTGGCAGGCAGCTACAATACTTCTTCCGGTAAAATCTGTGGGTGTTATGGGAGATGAAAGAACCTATGAAAGTACTGTTGTCTTAAGAGCAGTAGGTTCAACCGACGGAATGACAGCAGATTGGTCTCATCTTCCTCATGAATTTCTGGCAAAAGTGTCTAACAAAATAATAAATCGCGTAAAAGGCATAAACAGAGTAGTTTACGATATCAGCTCAAAGCCGCCGGCAACTATTGAATGGGAGTGA
- a CDS encoding AAA family ATPase: MIDIKELNEKIKTESVFINTLKKEMSQVIIGQKHMVNNLLIALLTNGHILLEGVPGLAKTLAVTSLAKIINAKFSRIQFTPDLLPADLIGTMIYSHKTEEFITKKGPLFANFILADEINRSPAKVQSALLEAMQEKQITIGENTYKLDEPFLVLATQNPIEQEGTYPLPEAQVDRFMLKVIIDYPKKEEEKLIIRQNISKNLPETRTLLSIDDILKARNIVKDIYLDEKIEKYIIDIVFASRYPSEYGLNDYENFISFGGSPRAGINMALAAKAYAFIQHRGAVFPEDVRAICKEVMRHRIGLTYEAEAENITSEDIITGILNAVEVP; this comes from the coding sequence ATGATTGATATAAAAGAACTAAATGAAAAAATAAAAACAGAAAGTGTTTTTATTAATACCTTAAAAAAGGAAATGAGCCAAGTTATAATAGGCCAAAAACACATGGTAAATAATTTGCTTATTGCACTGCTGACAAACGGACATATCTTATTGGAAGGTGTTCCGGGATTGGCTAAAACATTGGCTGTAACATCTTTGGCAAAAATTATAAATGCCAAATTCAGTCGAATACAATTTACACCCGATCTTCTGCCGGCTGATTTAATCGGAACTATGATATACAGCCATAAAACGGAAGAGTTTATTACAAAAAAGGGTCCCTTGTTTGCAAATTTTATTCTTGCTGATGAGATAAACAGATCACCTGCAAAAGTTCAAAGTGCATTATTGGAAGCAATGCAGGAAAAGCAAATTACAATAGGTGAAAATACCTATAAATTAGATGAGCCTTTTTTGGTATTAGCAACTCAAAATCCCATTGAGCAGGAAGGAACTTACCCTTTACCGGAAGCTCAAGTTGACCGTTTTATGCTAAAAGTAATAATTGATTATCCTAAAAAAGAGGAAGAAAAATTAATTATAAGACAAAATATTTCAAAAAACTTGCCCGAAACAAGAACACTGTTATCTATAGATGATATTTTAAAAGCAAGAAATATTGTTAAGGATATTTATTTGGACGAAAAAATTGAAAAGTATATTATTGATATTGTTTTTGCATCAAGATACCCTTCAGAATACGGTCTTAATGATTATGAAAATTTCATCTCTTTTGGCGGATCTCCGAGAGCAGGCATAAACATGGCATTAGCTGCAAAAGCATATGCCTTTATTCAACACAGAGGAGCCGTATTCCCTGAAGATGTGAGAGCCATATGTAAAGAAGTTATGAGACACAGAATCGGATTGACTTATGAAGCCGAAGCAGAAAATATTACTTCTGAAGATATTATTACGGGGATTTTGAATGCGGTTGAAGTTCCTTAG
- a CDS encoding T9SS type A sorting domain-containing protein, translating into MRKLLLTLLITILWISIGFAQKDVILLNSYKSSVEMTEKRYEKLSLSFNYTQIKSFTVDTKEGNFDEIIIPGAYFTGEIGTPKLPASKKLIDIPFDAEISIKILNYTVNEYNLKDYGISHKIMPVQPDVKKDEDPTDVKFEYDKGSYETKGYITPELVDVEILGIMRGVRIARLTVSPVSYNPVEDKIKVYNNIEFEIQFNNSNIAKTEYISQAAYSPFFEPVYQQLLNSKNVIDDHPDLTKYPVKMMILSDRMFETALAPYIAWKTKKGFELIVNYTDEGYSTVNEIKAWVQTHYDAGTPEDPAPSFCLFVGDVAQIPASQVGVQSGKQTDLYYFSQDGDYFPEMYYGRFSANDLPELQPIIDKTLYHEQYEFADPAYLDDVTLIAGYDSYWNTRIGQPTVQYGTQNYFNASYGFTNVNDYLDSYTGCYDNERISVSFINYTAHCNQTSWGTPNLTISDINAMTNTNKYPLAVGNCCYSADFGYSECIGEAWIRAEDKGAVAYIGSSPSSLWFEDFYWAVGAFPLQGNNDGYVPTFEETTLGVYDAMFVSDYVTVDATVFLGNLAVTEVDVQGWPQQSNPTCYWEGYNCLGDPSLVPFYTQGETNTVSHLSTLPIGMVTYEVSAEPGSYVAISKDGVLHGAALVDASGTVDVPITPITTGGDVDIVVTKPQYIPYITTVPAAALEGPYMVVDSYVNEVDYGQSVNLDIVLENVGEDDATGVSVTVTTSDANANITNETYDYGDIAAGATSSASSGAFTLTVADDLEDQYSVAVDIAITDGNKTLWEQTKNVTVNAPIPQVAFNGINDTEGDLVFTSAPVTAIDEGAAYNYNISVLVIGGNDNSMLDAGEIVGVFVNAGNAGHASFVNATCTLSSTSEYVTVNTDEYYLGTIAAGQTFTPTFSITVDESTPTGTVVDLTFTLTGGEYSETITVNLSVGLQIEDFETGDFSAYPWTMSGNADWTIDADAHGGTYSAKSGNISDNQESEISVTINVADEGELTFWYKVSSETCCDELHFYIDGIEKDNYVDGSWTEISYPVTAGVHTLKWAYEKDYSISNGSDCAWIDDITFPGHSSAKGAKAVTITAPTLPAWLSLTDNGDGTAVLSGTAPNEQGLHDVVIEAQAGGDPFPQPFTINVGGVSVDVLTGDISIFPNPNNGIFNIDLQSLSGIADVKIYNINGKEIYEFKTSSDILEVNLTNYAKGVYFVRIISGNETYNGKIILK; encoded by the coding sequence ATGAGAAAATTATTACTTACTCTGCTTATTACAATCTTATGGATTTCAATCGGTTTTGCACAAAAAGATGTAATTCTGTTGAACTCATACAAAAGTTCAGTTGAAATGACTGAAAAAAGGTATGAAAAATTAAGCCTGTCTTTTAATTATACACAGATCAAGAGTTTTACGGTTGATACTAAAGAAGGTAATTTTGATGAAATTATTATCCCCGGGGCATACTTTACCGGAGAAATAGGTACGCCGAAATTGCCTGCTTCAAAAAAATTAATTGATATTCCTTTTGATGCAGAAATCAGTATCAAAATATTAAATTATACAGTTAATGAATATAATTTGAAAGATTATGGTATAAGCCATAAAATTATGCCTGTTCAACCGGATGTAAAAAAAGATGAAGATCCTACAGATGTAAAATTCGAATATGATAAAGGATCATATGAAACGAAAGGGTATATAACACCCGAATTGGTTGATGTAGAAATACTCGGTATTATGAGGGGCGTTCGTATAGCACGTTTAACCGTTTCACCGGTAAGTTATAATCCTGTTGAAGATAAAATAAAAGTATATAATAATATTGAATTTGAGATTCAATTTAATAACAGCAATATTGCTAAAACCGAATATATTAGTCAAGCTGCATATTCACCCTTTTTTGAGCCTGTTTATCAACAATTGTTAAACAGTAAAAATGTAATTGACGATCATCCTGATCTGACAAAATATCCTGTAAAAATGATGATCCTTTCAGATAGAATGTTTGAAACAGCTTTAGCACCTTATATTGCTTGGAAAACTAAAAAAGGCTTTGAACTTATTGTAAATTATACTGACGAAGGATATTCAACAGTTAATGAAATTAAAGCATGGGTTCAAACACATTATGATGCCGGAACACCTGAAGACCCCGCTCCTTCTTTCTGTTTGTTTGTGGGAGATGTTGCTCAAATACCTGCTTCTCAAGTCGGTGTTCAGTCCGGAAAACAAACTGATCTTTATTATTTCAGCCAAGATGGTGATTATTTTCCTGAAATGTATTACGGCAGATTTTCTGCAAATGATTTACCGGAATTGCAGCCGATTATAGATAAAACATTATATCATGAACAATATGAATTTGCTGATCCCGCTTATTTGGATGATGTTACATTAATTGCAGGTTATGATAGTTACTGGAATACCAGAATCGGACAACCTACTGTACAATACGGTACTCAAAATTATTTTAATGCATCTTACGGATTTACTAATGTAAATGATTATTTGGATTCATACACCGGTTGTTATGATAATGAAAGAATATCAGTTTCTTTTATCAATTATACGGCTCATTGTAATCAAACATCATGGGGTACTCCGAATCTGACAATTTCAGATATAAATGCAATGACAAATACAAATAAGTATCCTCTTGCAGTAGGTAATTGTTGTTATTCTGCCGATTTCGGATATAGTGAATGTATAGGTGAAGCTTGGATAAGAGCTGAAGATAAAGGAGCTGTTGCTTATATAGGTTCTTCTCCGTCTTCTTTATGGTTTGAAGATTTCTATTGGGCTGTCGGTGCATTTCCGCTTCAAGGCAATAATGACGGTTATGTTCCTACATTCGAAGAAACTACACTTGGTGTTTATGATGCTATGTTTGTAAGTGACTATGTAACAGTTGATGCAACAGTATTTCTCGGTAATCTTGCTGTAACTGAAGTTGATGTTCAAGGATGGCCTCAACAGTCAAATCCTACATGTTATTGGGAAGGATACAATTGCTTGGGGGATCCTTCTTTAGTTCCGTTTTACACTCAAGGTGAAACAAATACTGTAAGTCATTTATCTACTTTACCCATTGGTATGGTTACATATGAAGTTTCAGCTGAACCCGGTTCTTATGTTGCAATTTCAAAAGACGGTGTTCTTCACGGTGCCGCACTTGTTGACGCATCAGGAACTGTTGATGTGCCTATAACACCAATAACCACAGGAGGCGATGTTGATATTGTCGTAACAAAACCTCAATATATACCATATATAACAACTGTGCCTGCAGCTGCACTTGAAGGCCCTTATATGGTTGTTGACAGTTATGTTAACGAAGTTGATTATGGTCAATCAGTAAATTTAGATATTGTATTGGAAAATGTTGGTGAAGACGATGCAACAGGTGTTTCTGTAACAGTTACAACTTCTGATGCTAATGCAAATATTACAAACGAAACATATGATTATGGTGATATTGCAGCCGGTGCAACAAGTTCTGCAAGTTCCGGAGCTTTTACTTTAACTGTTGCCGATGATCTTGAAGATCAATATTCTGTTGCTGTTGATATTGCAATTACTGACGGTAATAAAACCCTTTGGGAACAAACTAAAAATGTTACTGTTAACGCTCCGATTCCGCAAGTAGCTTTTAACGGAATAAATGATACTGAAGGCGATTTAGTATTTACTTCTGCTCCTGTAACCGCAATTGATGAAGGAGCTGCATATAACTATAATATTTCTGTTCTCGTAATTGGCGGAAATGATAATAGCATGCTTGATGCGGGTGAAATAGTAGGTGTTTTTGTAAACGCAGGAAATGCCGGTCACGCAAGCTTTGTTAATGCAACTTGCACATTATCATCAACAAGTGAATATGTTACAGTAAATACTGACGAATATTATCTCGGAACTATTGCTGCAGGTCAAACTTTCACACCGACATTTAGTATTACTGTTGATGAAAGTACTCCGACCGGTACTGTTGTTGATTTAACTTTTACTCTTACAGGCGGAGAATATTCTGAAACAATTACTGTGAATCTTTCTGTAGGACTTCAAATTGAAGATTTTGAAACAGGAGATTTTTCTGCTTATCCTTGGACTATGAGTGGAAATGCCGATTGGACAATTGATGCTGATGCACACGGGGGAACATATTCTGCAAAATCCGGAAACATAAGCGATAATCAAGAATCAGAAATTTCAGTAACGATCAATGTTGCAGATGAAGGTGAACTTACTTTTTGGTATAAAGTCAGTTCGGAAACTTGTTGTGATGAATTACATTTTTATATTGATGGTATTGAAAAAGATAATTATGTAGATGGCTCATGGACAGAAATATCTTATCCTGTTACTGCCGGCGTTCACACATTGAAATGGGCTTATGAAAAAGATTATTCAATTTCAAACGGTTCTGACTGTGCATGGATTGATGATATTACATTCCCCGGACACAGTTCTGCAAAGGGAGCAAAAGCTGTAACTATCACGGCACCAACTTTACCTGCATGGTTATCACTTACCGATAACGGTGACGGAACAGCTGTTTTAAGCGGAACAGCTCCTAACGAGCAAGGTTTGCACGATGTTGTTATTGAAGCACAAGCAGGTGGCGATCCGTTTCCTCAACCGTTCACAATTAATGTTGGAGGTGTTTCTGTAGATGTTCTTACCGGAGATATTTCAATATTCCCTAATCCGAACAACGGAATATTTAATATTGATTTACAAAGCTTATCCGGAATTGCTGATGTAAAAATATATAACATCAACGGAAAAGAAATTTATGAGTTTAAAACAAGTAGCGACATCTTGGAAGTTAACCTTACAAATTATGCAAAAGGTGTTTATTTTGTCAGGATAATTTCAGGAAACGAAACATATAACGGCAAAATCATACTTAAATAA